The following are from one region of the Paenibacillus sp. KS-LC4 genome:
- the ylbJ gene encoding sporulation integral membrane protein YlbJ has product MLRTLSHPAALTGLAAVFLTLLMAVFPNEALASALRGLTIWWQVLFPALFPFFVISELLLGFGIVHFFGKLLDPLMRPLFKLPGIGSFVVAMGYISGYPVGARLTAQLHEQGLINRTEGERLVAFTTTSDPIFLIGAVSVGFFHNVALAPVLAAAHYGGAFIIGLLMRFHDPSAPITESRRSSGLNASNIKPSSAYHQPLPITTASQHLKHSQHLKHPKHLQHPRSLRRTRLAEALKAMHEARLLDGRSLGQLLQEAIQSALRLMIVVGGLVVFFSVIMELLTSAGLITMLAAMLRQLFELVGLSPALADAAIFGLFEVTLGARAAGEAGTGLLHQTAIAAWVLSWGGLSVHAQVASLVSKTAMRYKPLMLARLLHGFIAFGLVYALWGWLGP; this is encoded by the coding sequence ATGCTGCGCACGCTCTCACATCCTGCTGCCTTAACGGGCTTAGCCGCTGTTTTCCTCACCTTGCTAATGGCCGTATTTCCCAATGAGGCGCTTGCATCTGCCCTTAGGGGCTTAACGATATGGTGGCAGGTGCTGTTTCCTGCCCTTTTCCCCTTCTTCGTCATTTCTGAGCTGCTGCTTGGCTTCGGCATCGTCCATTTTTTCGGCAAGCTGCTGGACCCGCTCATGCGCCCGCTGTTTAAGCTTCCAGGCATTGGAAGCTTCGTAGTAGCAATGGGTTATATTTCCGGCTACCCGGTCGGGGCAAGGCTAACCGCTCAGCTTCATGAGCAGGGGCTCATCAACCGCACAGAGGGAGAACGCCTTGTCGCCTTCACAACGACATCCGATCCCATCTTCCTCATCGGCGCCGTATCCGTAGGCTTCTTCCACAATGTTGCCTTAGCGCCTGTGCTCGCCGCCGCCCATTATGGCGGCGCGTTCATCATCGGTCTGCTCATGCGCTTCCACGACCCGTCTGCGCCGATTACCGAATCACGACGCAGCAGCGGTCTGAATGCGTCCAACATAAAGCCCAGCTCGGCATACCATCAACCGCTGCCTATAACAACCGCTTCGCAGCACTTGAAGCACTCACAGCACTTGAAGCATCCAAAGCACTTGCAGCATCCACGCTCCCTCCGCCGTACTCGCCTTGCAGAAGCGCTGAAGGCGATGCATGAGGCACGACTGCTCGACGGACGAAGCCTCGGCCAACTGCTTCAGGAGGCGATTCAATCCGCACTGCGGCTCATGATCGTCGTCGGCGGCCTCGTTGTTTTTTTCTCCGTCATTATGGAGTTGCTGACATCAGCTGGCCTGATTACTATGCTTGCTGCCATGCTGCGGCAGCTGTTCGAGCTGGTTGGGCTTTCACCCGCCCTCGCCGATGCCGCCATCTTCGGCCTGTTCGAAGTTACGCTGGGCGCCCGCGCCGCAGGTGAAGCTGGCACTGGCCTGCTGCATCAAACGGCTATCGCAGCCTGGGTGCTGTCATGGGGAGGCTTATCCGTCCACGCTCAGGTAGCCAGCCTCGTTAGCAAAACCGCTATGCGCTACAAGCCGCTTATGCTGGCAAGACTGCTGCACGGTTTTATCGCATTTGGGCTCGTTTATGCGTTATGGGGATGGCTCGGGCCCTAA
- a CDS encoding NAD kinase, producing the protein MKYAVIDRGDSLSQSLAEQFHTLAAKRGFNRNDDAPEIVVSIGGDGTLLQAFHKYVDRIMDVAFVGVHTGHLGFYADWQKNELPELVALMAEKELSIVRYPLAEIEVETTEGKFHYMALNEFTLKGVDGTLVAQINVNDEPFEMFRGDGIVISTPSGSTAYNKSVGGAIVHPSIASIQIAEIASINNRVFRTLGSSLLLPQHHHCDIISKKNQRMQLTIDQLSILRSDILSIRCNVSSRKVSFARYRPFPFWNRVRDAFVDMHEV; encoded by the coding sequence TTGAAATATGCCGTTATCGACAGAGGCGATTCCTTATCCCAGTCACTGGCGGAACAGTTCCATACGCTCGCGGCGAAGCGCGGCTTCAACCGAAATGACGATGCTCCTGAAATTGTCGTTTCCATAGGCGGAGACGGCACGCTGCTACAGGCTTTTCACAAATATGTTGACCGCATTATGGATGTCGCCTTTGTAGGGGTACATACCGGACATTTGGGCTTTTATGCCGACTGGCAAAAAAATGAGCTGCCCGAGCTCGTCGCTTTAATGGCCGAGAAGGAGCTTAGCATCGTCCGCTATCCGCTCGCGGAAATCGAGGTCGAGACGACCGAGGGAAAATTTCATTATATGGCGCTGAACGAGTTCACGCTTAAAGGGGTGGACGGCACGCTCGTCGCTCAAATCAATGTCAATGATGAGCCCTTCGAAATGTTCCGTGGCGATGGCATCGTTATTTCGACGCCTTCAGGCAGTACGGCCTATAACAAGAGCGTCGGGGGCGCTATCGTCCATCCGTCCATTGCCTCGATACAAATTGCTGAGATTGCTTCCATTAACAACCGCGTTTTTCGGACGCTGGGCTCGTCGCTGCTGCTGCCGCAGCATCACCACTGCGACATTATCTCGAAGAAAAATCAGCGGATGCAGCTGACCATCGACCAGCTCAGCATATTGCGCAGCGACATTTTATCCATACGCTGCAATGTGTCCAGCCGCAAGGTCAGCTTCGCCCGCTATCGCCCATTTCCGTTCTGGAACCGCGTACGCGATGCCTTCGTGGATATGCACGAGGTTTAA
- a CDS encoding YutD family protein: protein MIQIGGKIYELVHENRNGWNQEAFRARYSEVLERYDYIVGDWGYSQLRLKGFFKDNHMKSTRDTMFSYASDYINEYCNFGCPYFVLEKTGSVKQSPEFEEVDEEDALTADLNDKLFMALEEAFQSAGQEEDDLVQAAAPAAKPSGEARALNQVQKQGQQGQSHTSRGSSGNRSEDSAQRSGGKQRDRRSYRPNGGSNGSGERTDRSGGKKPSRGLAASKEIAASAESNEGVPAQPQRQKSPYRGKNNRPPKPNHSEPTAE from the coding sequence TTGATTCAAATCGGTGGTAAAATTTATGAGCTTGTTCATGAGAACAGAAATGGCTGGAATCAAGAGGCCTTTCGTGCCCGCTACAGCGAGGTGCTGGAGCGGTATGATTATATTGTGGGCGACTGGGGTTATAGTCAGCTGCGCCTGAAAGGTTTTTTCAAAGACAATCATATGAAGTCAACTCGTGATACGATGTTTTCCTATGCATCGGATTACATTAATGAATATTGTAACTTCGGCTGCCCTTACTTTGTGCTGGAGAAGACCGGAAGCGTGAAGCAGTCTCCCGAGTTTGAGGAAGTGGACGAGGAGGATGCACTGACAGCTGATCTCAATGACAAGCTGTTCATGGCGCTGGAGGAAGCTTTTCAATCGGCTGGGCAGGAGGAGGATGACCTCGTGCAGGCGGCTGCTCCGGCAGCCAAGCCTTCTGGTGAAGCACGTGCGCTGAATCAGGTTCAGAAGCAAGGCCAGCAAGGTCAGAGCCATACTTCGCGCGGGAGCTCCGGCAATCGCAGCGAGGACTCTGCGCAGCGCAGCGGTGGCAAGCAGCGTGATCGTCGCAGCTATCGGCCGAATGGCGGCAGTAACGGGAGCGGAGAGCGTACAGATCGCAGCGGCGGCAAGAAGCCGTCAAGAGGACTTGCGGCAAGCAAGGAAATTGCAGCTTCCGCTGAAAGCAATGAAGGGGTGCCGGCCCAGCCGCAGCGCCAGAAATCGCCATATCGCGGCAAAAACAACCGCCCGCCTAAACCGAATCATTCCGAGCCAACAGCGGAATAA
- the lipA gene encoding lipoyl synthase, which translates to MKPTKQTEKLPKPDWLRIKLTTDGNYAEIKDMMRTKTLHTVCEEARCPNIYECWANRTATFMILGDICTRACRFCAVKTGMPTELDTQEPERVAEAAEQMGLRHCVVTSVARDDLKDGGASIFAATVQAIRERLMFCRVEVLIPDFLGNEAALQVVMDAKPDILNHNIETVERLSDRVRARAKYARSLELLKRAKAMNPKIPTKSSIMLGLGETFEEILKTMDDLRAVDCNILTLGQYLQPTPNHLPLVRYVHPDEFAALKEEGLKRGFRHVESGPLVRSSYHAHEQTDSAAAAEERELSSV; encoded by the coding sequence ATGAAACCAACCAAACAAACAGAAAAACTGCCGAAGCCGGATTGGCTTCGCATTAAATTAACGACTGACGGCAATTATGCCGAAATTAAAGACATGATGCGCACCAAGACGCTGCATACGGTATGCGAGGAAGCGCGCTGTCCAAATATTTATGAATGCTGGGCGAATCGTACAGCAACCTTTATGATATTAGGTGACATTTGTACACGGGCTTGCCGCTTCTGTGCGGTGAAGACGGGAATGCCAACAGAGCTTGATACACAGGAGCCGGAACGCGTTGCTGAAGCAGCGGAGCAAATGGGATTGCGTCACTGTGTTGTAACGTCCGTTGCACGCGATGATTTGAAGGATGGCGGTGCCTCAATTTTCGCCGCAACGGTTCAAGCGATTCGCGAGCGTCTTATGTTTTGCCGCGTTGAAGTGCTCATTCCAGATTTCCTTGGTAATGAAGCTGCGCTTCAAGTGGTTATGGATGCGAAGCCTGATATTTTGAACCATAATATTGAAACGGTGGAGCGGCTTTCTGACCGCGTGCGCGCCCGGGCCAAATATGCCCGTTCTCTGGAGCTTCTTAAACGCGCGAAAGCAATGAATCCAAAGATTCCGACAAAATCGAGCATTATGCTAGGTCTTGGCGAAACGTTTGAAGAAATTTTGAAAACAATGGATGATTTGCGTGCGGTGGATTGCAACATTTTGACCTTAGGCCAATACTTGCAGCCAACGCCAAATCATTTGCCGCTCGTTCGTTACGTGCATCCCGATGAATTTGCCGCGTTGAAGGAAGAAGGACTGAAGCGTGGATTCCGGCATGTTGAGTCCGGCCCGCTCGTTCGCAGCTCCTATCATGCGCATGAGCAGACAGATTCTGCTGCCGCCGCTGAAGAGCGCGAGCTGAGCAGCGTATAA
- a CDS encoding M23 family metallopeptidase — protein MKQTVRFAAALTLSTCLLTGNLGQAYSASRPAEYEDDGLLPAQSTPQAADVFATRQKLYDKLSLITGISWPQLAAIDQYERTLSSARPKARPLLGQTVGVFIEQDQWSGLLNPNKADISPLSIRWFNGIGRDGDGDGQAERTNDSDLLYAIASKILQHGTTEDDLAIGLWEYYHNSRSVQRIQQFARIYEAFGRLDLFEHAFPLPVGHNYSYKSTWGNARSWGGRRSHEGTDLFAGHGLSVKSTCYGIIEVKGWNPYGGWRIGIRDLNNYYHYYAHLSGFDKSLTTGTVVKPGQVIGWVGSSGYGKPGTQGKFPPHLHYGIYRDRGLIEWSFDPYPLLKAWEREELRRSR, from the coding sequence TTGAAACAGACCGTGCGTTTTGCAGCAGCACTCACACTTTCCACCTGCCTCTTAACCGGGAACTTGGGGCAAGCCTATTCGGCATCCCGGCCTGCTGAGTATGAGGATGACGGCCTCTTGCCAGCCCAGTCCACGCCCCAAGCTGCCGACGTGTTCGCCACCCGGCAAAAGTTATATGACAAGCTAAGCTTAATCACCGGTATTTCGTGGCCGCAGCTTGCCGCTATAGATCAATACGAGCGCACACTGTCGAGCGCACGCCCGAAAGCGCGGCCGCTTCTAGGCCAAACCGTTGGCGTCTTTATTGAGCAGGATCAATGGAGCGGCCTGCTGAATCCCAATAAGGCCGATATTTCACCGCTTTCCATTCGCTGGTTCAACGGCATTGGCCGAGACGGCGATGGCGACGGGCAAGCCGAACGCACCAATGATTCCGATTTGCTGTATGCGATAGCCAGCAAAATTTTACAGCATGGAACGACCGAGGATGACTTGGCTATCGGGCTATGGGAATATTATCATAACAGCCGCTCTGTCCAGCGCATTCAGCAGTTTGCGCGCATTTATGAGGCTTTTGGACGATTGGATCTGTTTGAGCATGCTTTTCCGCTGCCAGTCGGGCATAACTATTCGTATAAAAGCACTTGGGGCAACGCCCGCAGCTGGGGCGGCAGACGCAGCCACGAGGGCACCGATCTATTCGCCGGCCATGGCCTCTCAGTCAAAAGCACCTGCTACGGCATTATCGAGGTGAAGGGCTGGAACCCGTACGGCGGCTGGCGCATTGGCATCCGTGATCTCAACAATTATTACCATTATTACGCGCACCTATCCGGGTTCGATAAATCGCTGACTACCGGAACGGTAGTGAAGCCGGGACAAGTGATTGGCTGGGTCGGAAGCTCGGGCTATGGCAAGCCGGGAACCCAAGGCAAATTCCCGCCCCATCTTCACTACGGCATATACCGCGACCGCGGACTCATCGAATGGTCCTTCGATCCGTATCCTCTGCTGAAAGCATGGGAGCGCGAAGAGCTGCGACGATCAAGGTGA
- a CDS encoding YafY family protein has translation MKRNDRLIAIMMALQQRPETAQALASKLEVSKRTILRDMQALAEMGMPLYALSGPAGGFRLMDGYKLPPLHFDSQEALAVLFSLNAMTKMADTPFNQARFTAIDKIRATMPEHILQHIEPILDRLEISIPDRSYKTPLLEKLLQYAGTSIWIRAFYRSEQHQRSLELLPLRLYTAHGFWYCEAYSVLHEEQRTFRVDRFVELEPIDPPPAASAYLDKAISAEPGAMELVHIAAQLTYRGALLAEQDPHFGQLVKQVDSQLWLLEMDLPMSEWDWAVQFFTHIGMDAEVTQPPALRKAIYQRVCQLAARYEQHE, from the coding sequence TTGAAAAGAAATGATCGCCTCATTGCCATTATGATGGCCTTGCAGCAGCGGCCCGAAACAGCACAGGCTTTGGCCAGCAAGCTTGAGGTATCCAAACGAACGATTCTTCGCGATATGCAGGCGCTAGCCGAGATGGGAATGCCGTTGTATGCTCTATCGGGACCTGCGGGAGGCTTTCGACTAATGGATGGCTATAAGCTGCCGCCGCTGCATTTCGATTCGCAGGAAGCACTCGCTGTTTTATTTTCGCTGAATGCGATGACCAAAATGGCCGACACCCCTTTTAACCAAGCACGTTTTACAGCTATTGATAAAATTCGTGCCACCATGCCGGAGCATATTTTGCAGCATATAGAGCCGATCCTGGATCGTTTGGAAATTTCCATTCCCGATCGGAGCTACAAAACGCCGCTTCTGGAGAAGCTGCTCCAATATGCAGGAACATCCATCTGGATCCGCGCCTTCTATCGCTCCGAGCAGCATCAAAGATCACTGGAGCTGCTGCCCCTCCGGCTCTATACAGCGCATGGCTTCTGGTATTGTGAGGCTTATTCCGTGCTGCATGAAGAGCAGCGTACATTCCGCGTTGACCGTTTTGTGGAATTGGAGCCCATCGACCCGCCGCCAGCGGCTTCAGCCTACCTGGACAAGGCGATATCGGCGGAGCCCGGTGCAATGGAGCTAGTTCATATCGCTGCCCAATTAACGTATCGGGGAGCTTTACTCGCCGAGCAGGACCCTCATTTTGGGCAGCTGGTCAAGCAGGTGGACAGCCAGCTGTGGCTGCTTGAAATGGATTTGCCCATGTCCGAGTGGGACTGGGCCGTTCAATTTTTCACCCATATTGGCATGGATGCCGAAGTGACACAGCCGCCAGCACTGCGCAAAGCAATTTATCAACGAGTATGCCAGCTCGCTGCCCGCTATGAACAGCATGAATAA
- a CDS encoding DinB family protein produces MSGTFTVRDHLLEELELSVRTSCSFIAQIQPSEWDFRPQDNMRSLLELVHHIVAIPASDLAILQEKTEHEVVAVENGAAGITSPDELIQRFQANLATFKQYILSLSEEELLNRSSKAYYLEHGIVQIKWLIEVVTHTFHHRSQLYNYLKQNGHDVNFFMLYM; encoded by the coding sequence ATGTCAGGAACATTTACCGTTAGAGATCATTTATTAGAGGAATTGGAGCTGTCCGTTCGGACAAGCTGCTCCTTCATTGCCCAAATTCAGCCATCGGAATGGGACTTTCGCCCTCAGGACAATATGCGCTCGCTGCTAGAGCTTGTTCATCATATAGTAGCTATTCCAGCGAGCGATCTTGCCATCTTGCAGGAAAAGACAGAGCATGAAGTAGTTGCGGTTGAAAATGGAGCCGCTGGCATTACGAGTCCAGATGAGCTGATTCAGCGTTTTCAAGCCAACCTTGCAACGTTTAAGCAGTATATCCTCTCCTTAAGTGAGGAGGAGCTGCTGAATCGCTCCTCTAAAGCTTATTATTTGGAGCATGGCATCGTTCAGATCAAATGGCTTATTGAAGTCGTTACCCATACGTTCCACCATCGTTCCCAGCTCTACAATTACTTGAAGCAAAACGGACATGACGTGAATTTCTTCATGCTGTACATGTAA
- the yunB gene encoding sporulation protein YunB codes for MARWGRKWGLLQLLNRNRKLSWPGLPLRRVKTVNWSSRGNASGNAGSRSGTSWGNGKRYGARVSRPKSWGSGKLASASMSLPKSWGRGSHTSPTASRPKSWGMRKPLLGKGSRHSGFVAKSQSGSDAARRATYDAFQPGQSQSSGGGSRGSRPKSPRRKLKIWTAIIVLTLLFGGIQSFLYVDKHLREPLTKVAQLRIKQVATQAINKATTEQVASQSEFEKLVDWKMNSNGKVSGFMLNYNEHTKIRAQTIKTVQSTLADLKEIPEHIPIGNALGSPLIASYGPRVPVKFEPVGAVKVDLSTRQQNAGINMILIEVYIHIVAEVAIIIPFETEPQMVETEIPISYLLVVGDVPMYYYDNKGNPVGNSAPSAPNIALPLSKGTGVTQPSDGSMLEEQLDAPALPAPSADNESEH; via the coding sequence ATGGCAAGATGGGGGAGAAAATGGGGACTGCTTCAGCTGTTGAACCGCAATCGAAAGCTATCCTGGCCTGGCCTGCCGCTGCGGCGGGTAAAGACGGTCAATTGGAGCAGTCGTGGAAACGCAAGCGGAAATGCAGGCAGCCGCAGCGGCACAAGCTGGGGCAATGGCAAGCGATATGGCGCAAGGGTTAGCCGGCCCAAGAGCTGGGGCAGTGGCAAGCTTGCCAGCGCAAGCATGAGCTTGCCCAAAAGCTGGGGTAGAGGGAGCCATACTAGTCCCACCGCTAGTCGACCCAAAAGCTGGGGGATGAGGAAGCCGCTGCTCGGCAAAGGGAGCAGACATAGCGGTTTCGTGGCAAAATCGCAGTCTGGGAGCGATGCAGCCCGCCGAGCGACCTATGATGCTTTTCAGCCTGGGCAGTCACAGTCGTCTGGAGGAGGAAGCCGGGGCTCGCGGCCAAAGTCGCCAAGGCGGAAGCTCAAAATATGGACTGCCATTATTGTGCTGACGCTGCTTTTTGGCGGCATCCAGTCTTTTTTATACGTTGATAAGCATTTGCGCGAGCCGCTCACTAAGGTTGCCCAATTGCGAATCAAGCAGGTAGCAACACAGGCGATTAATAAAGCGACAACGGAGCAGGTGGCCAGCCAATCCGAGTTCGAGAAGCTGGTAGATTGGAAAATGAACAGCAACGGCAAAGTGTCGGGATTCATGCTGAACTACAATGAGCATACGAAAATTAGGGCGCAGACGATTAAAACGGTGCAATCGACGCTTGCTGATCTGAAGGAAATACCCGAGCATATCCCGATTGGCAATGCGCTGGGCAGTCCGCTTATCGCTTCGTATGGCCCCCGTGTGCCCGTGAAATTTGAGCCGGTCGGCGCTGTTAAAGTAGATCTCAGCACACGGCAGCAAAATGCGGGCATCAATATGATTTTGATTGAGGTATACATTCATATTGTCGCTGAGGTTGCCATTATTATTCCTTTCGAAACGGAGCCGCAAATGGTGGAGACGGAAATTCCGATTTCCTATTTGCTCGTCGTTGGCGACGTCCCAATGTATTATTACGACAACAAAGGCAATCCAGTCGGCAACTCTGCCCCTAGCGCCCCTAATATTGCACTGCCTTTATCAAAAGGAACAGGAGTGACGCAGCCATCGGACGGCAGCATGCTGGAGGAGCAGCTGGATGCGCCAGCGCTGCCTGCGCCTAGCGCGGACAATGAAAGCGAGCATTAG
- a CDS encoding LTA synthase family protein, with protein MQQIIFGENKQRSPFLLVYAALLLKLALFRYFIFDTIAVRDVAMDGLGLLGVLLLLELVAPGKRKGALFLLVNTVLSLLLFASTVYFDYYGSVPTYDVLKSINQVGQVRASVQTLIQPVYLAYFLDVAIWLAVYAVRRFRTRKVYEYKRIGRVSVLLVLLIVSTSFFGRQVYMDQTIVNELERAKNLGFIGFQASAAWQAGSEAIETESGSLPETIAEINELQASYPYADAGSNKDVPAKQSEKRLVQFGKAAGKNLIVLQMEAFQNFPIHLKVDGLEITPNINQLADEGYYFPHVYQQIGQGNTSDAEFMSNTSIYPVGSEAMSKGYGDRAFPSLPKLLQEQGYDTATFHINNVTFWDRDKLYPALGFQAYYDKPYYTNDHFNDFGASDEELYRVGVQKLSAMKQPFYAQFVTTSSHFPFKVPAERVTLTLPDSLAGTQLGDYLTAIHYTDYAIGTLISKLKEQGLWDNTVLVMYGDHFGLQPDKVDPEQFKTELDMTYDARLSRFNIPFIVHMPGGIKGGKGQVVEQVGGQLDMMPTIANLIGLKPELSGATLFGHDLLNINRNVLGMRYYLPSGSFFNNDILFVPGKGFDDGTAVSLDTMEPLANFEQYRSDYDYILKLMSLSDKYVRMLPKRELEAY; from the coding sequence ATGCAGCAAATAATATTTGGAGAAAATAAGCAGCGGTCGCCTTTTTTGCTTGTTTATGCAGCGCTGCTGCTCAAGCTGGCGTTATTTCGTTATTTTATTTTTGATACGATTGCAGTCAGAGATGTGGCAATGGATGGCCTAGGCTTGCTAGGCGTGCTATTGCTGCTTGAGCTGGTTGCCCCCGGCAAACGCAAAGGCGCTCTTTTTTTACTCGTTAATACGGTACTGTCGCTGCTGCTTTTTGCCTCGACGGTTTATTTTGATTATTATGGCTCGGTGCCGACGTATGATGTGCTTAAGTCGATTAATCAAGTTGGTCAAGTGCGGGCAAGTGTTCAGACGTTAATTCAGCCAGTCTATTTGGCTTATTTTCTTGATGTGGCGATTTGGCTGGCGGTGTATGCAGTAAGACGCTTTCGTACACGAAAAGTTTATGAATACAAGCGTATAGGAAGAGTGTCGGTGCTGCTTGTCCTGTTAATCGTAAGTACATCGTTTTTTGGCCGCCAGGTTTATATGGATCAAACGATTGTAAATGAGCTGGAGCGGGCGAAAAATCTTGGGTTTATCGGCTTTCAGGCATCTGCGGCTTGGCAGGCTGGCAGTGAAGCCATCGAGACTGAAAGCGGCAGCTTGCCAGAAACGATTGCTGAAATTAATGAGCTGCAAGCAAGCTATCCTTATGCTGATGCGGGATCTAATAAGGATGTGCCAGCCAAGCAATCGGAGAAAAGGCTTGTTCAATTTGGCAAGGCAGCCGGTAAAAATCTAATTGTCCTGCAAATGGAGGCTTTCCAAAACTTTCCTATTCATCTTAAGGTTGATGGCTTGGAGATTACGCCGAACATTAATCAGCTGGCGGATGAGGGCTACTATTTTCCACATGTGTATCAGCAAATTGGCCAAGGCAACACATCGGATGCCGAATTTATGTCGAATACGTCGATTTACCCGGTCGGCAGCGAAGCGATGTCAAAAGGGTACGGAGACCGCGCTTTCCCAAGCCTTCCGAAGCTATTGCAGGAGCAGGGCTATGATACCGCCACCTTCCATATTAATAACGTGACGTTCTGGGATCGCGACAAGCTGTATCCGGCGCTTGGTTTTCAGGCTTATTACGATAAGCCTTATTATACGAATGACCATTTTAATGATTTTGGAGCCTCAGATGAGGAGCTTTACCGGGTTGGCGTCCAAAAGCTTTCCGCGATGAAGCAGCCGTTTTACGCGCAGTTCGTTACAACATCCAGCCACTTTCCCTTTAAGGTGCCGGCTGAGCGCGTAACACTAACGCTGCCGGATTCGCTTGCAGGCACTCAACTGGGCGACTATTTGACGGCAATCCATTACACCGATTACGCCATTGGCACATTGATCAGCAAGCTTAAGGAGCAGGGATTATGGGACAATACGGTGCTGGTTATGTACGGCGACCATTTTGGACTACAGCCTGACAAAGTCGATCCAGAGCAATTTAAGACAGAGCTTGACATGACTTATGATGCGCGGCTCAGCCGCTTTAATATACCGTTTATCGTCCATATGCCGGGCGGTATTAAGGGCGGCAAAGGGCAGGTAGTTGAGCAGGTAGGCGGTCAACTGGATATGATGCCGACGATTGCTAATTTGATTGGCCTTAAGCCGGAGCTGTCGGGCGCTACGCTGTTCGGCCATGATCTGCTGAACATCAATCGGAATGTGCTGGGGATGCGCTATTATTTGCCGAGCGGATCATTTTTCAATAATGATATTTTGTTCGTTCCCGGCAAAGGCTTTGATGACGGCACTGCCGTATCACTTGATACGATGGAGCCGCTTGCGAATTTTGAGCAGTACCGCAGCGACTATGATTATATTTTGAAGCTCATGAGCTTATCTGATAAATACGTGCGAATGCTGCCAAAGCGCGAGCTTGAAGCGTATTAA